The following coding sequences lie in one Lolium perenne isolate Kyuss_39 chromosome 2, Kyuss_2.0, whole genome shotgun sequence genomic window:
- the LOC139835919 gene encoding uncharacterized protein encodes MGVLGQRFDGFVALQAVGTAGGIIVAWQSSRVQVTHSQVDVFSVTITLQLDGGEPWSLTTVYGPTQDPLKIEFLNELRAIRAGLVGPWAVTGDFNLILEAANKNNSILHRRMMGRFQRLLNDVELKEQNLVGRRYTWSNERQSPTLEKLDRWFCSVDWDEGHPDCLLQALSSSLSDHCAIMLSTNTSIEGFQEAVSAGWFSVEEHSNPFVDLSNRLRETAKVLTRWSPRRVGNLKEQILMANEVIFQLDRAMDRRVLNQDERWLRGQLKKKVLGLASLERTIAHQRSRIAWLQEGDANTAFFHSHASARRRKNHIFRLRRGNTLVTEPAEMCDTATEHFVELLGTPGVREHAISLQNLDLPPIDATELELPFRKRKSGK; translated from the exons ATGGGTGTTCTTGGGCAGCGGTTCGATGGTTTTGTGGCCTTGCAGGCGGTCGGCACCGCCGGGGGTATCATTGTTGCATGGCAGTCGAGTAGGGTCCAGGTCACACACTCTCAGGTGGATGTTTTCTCGGTTACCATTACCCTACAACTTGATGGTGGTGAACCTTGGTCTCTGACGACCGTGTATGGTCCCACGCAAGATCCCCTGAAGATCGAATTTCTGAATGAGCTCCGTGCTATCAGGGCTGGGCTTGTTGGGCCTTGGGCCGTGACGGGAGACTTCAACTTGATTCTAGAAGCAGCCAACAAAAACAACTCTATTCTGCATCGGAGGATGATGGGCCGGTTTCAGAGACTTTTGAACGATGTGGAGCTGAAGGAACAAAACCTGGTGGGGCGACGGTATACCTGGAGCAATGAAAGGCAGTCGCCGACTTTGGAAAAGCTGGACAGATGGTTTTGCTCTGTTGATTGGGATGAGGGGCACCCTGACTGTCTCCTTCAAGCCCTGTCATCTTCCCTCTCAGATCACTGCGCGATTATGTTGTCAACGAAT ACATCTATTGAGGGGTTTCAAGAAGCGGTATCTGCTGGTTGGTTTTCGGTGGAGGAGCATTCTAACCCCTTTGTGGATCTGAGCAATCGCCTTAGGGAGACTGCGAAGGTTTTGACGAGGTGGAGTCCGAGAAGGGTTGGAAACCTAAAGGAGCAGATTTTGATGGCTAATGAAGTCATATTCCAACTTGACAGGGCCATGGATAGGAGGGTGCTGAATCAAGATGAAAGGTGGTTGCGTGGACAGCTCAAGAAGAAGGTGCTTGGTTTGGCCTCTTTGGAGCGCACCATTGCGCATCAACGATCCAGAATTGCTTGGTTGCAGGAAGGGGATGCTAACACTGCTTTCTTCCATTCGCATGCGAGTGCCCGTCGGCGCAAAAACCATATCTTCAGACTCAGGCGTGGGAACACTTTGGTGACGGAGCCGGCTGAGATGTGTGACACGGCCACGGAGCATTTCGTGGAGTTGCTGGGCACGCCGGGTGTGAGAGAGCATGCCATTAGCTTGCAGAACCTGGACCTACCACCAATTGATGCGACGGAGTTGGAGCTTCCTTTTCGGAAGAGGAAATCTGGGAAGTGA